The following is a genomic window from Pseudopipra pipra isolate bDixPip1 chromosome 2, bDixPip1.hap1, whole genome shotgun sequence.
GGGACGCTGGGAACTTTGCAGCAAACGGTGTTGGAGTGTTTACAGCGGCACCCAGGCCGATTTACCCGGTCGTAACAGCCCTGGCACAACTTAAGGCAACCCTTGGCTGGTAGGTAACACCACAAGCAAGGCAGAAAGAGGGACACTACACCCATGGCGGACCACCTAGTGCAGCAATGTGACTGACTGCAGGAGCAGGGGTTGTCAGCACAGTTGTCCTCATCATCGTTAGAGCAGTGATAGAAGAGGCCCTTCACACAGCAAACGCAAGTCCCGTAATCAACCACGTTCTGGGCTGAGCAAAGACACTGCTTGTCACAAATCCAACATGAGGGCAGGGTCCTCGGATAAGTGCACTCCTTACACTTACACTTTCCACAGTCTTCACACCTGTAGCTGTGCGCTCCCAAGTCTTCTTTGCTCAGTGGCTTCAGCTCGCTCGACTTGAGCTCAGACTTGGGCTGCATTCGGACTATCCCATCAGCAACTGGCCCTGAAGATGATCCTAGAAGTCTTTGCTCAGATGAATTACTGCTCGTACTTGTCCTCGTACTGCTCCGTGAACCTGTGCTGACCGTGCTGATAGATCGGGACAGTGGTGCCCGAGGAGATgcgtgtgtctgtgtgtgctgaatCCGGCTAAGATGACGATGCTCGGGCAAGCCATGGGGTCTCTCATTTTTGGATTGGGTTGCTAGCCGAGGAGTGGACTTGACCCCTGGCCGTGGAGCTACCGTAGGTCCCTCTGTGTATTCATTCGTGTTTCGGATGGCTCTGATCTGGTCCAATGACAAGACGTGAACCTGCTGCATTAGGACATCCCGCAGGTCAGGCTCCCCGTGTGGTCTCCCACTGTCACGCCGAGCCTGTAGTAAGGGCTGCGACC
Proteins encoded in this region:
- the SPRY2 gene encoding protein sprouty homolog 2 translates to METRAQHSSGSQPLLQARRDSGRPHGEPDLRDVLMQQVHVLSLDQIRAIRNTNEYTEGPTVAPRPGVKSTPRLATQSKNERPHGLPEHRHLSRIQHTQTHASPRAPLSRSISTVSTGSRSSTRTSTSSNSSEQRLLGSSSGPVADGIVRMQPKSELKSSELKPLSKEDLGAHSYRCEDCGKCKCKECTYPRTLPSCWICDKQCLCSAQNVVDYGTCVCCVKGLFYHCSNDDEDNCADNPCSCSQSHCCTRWSAMGVVSLFLPCLWCYLPAKGCLKLCQGCYDRVNRPGCRCKHSNTVCCKVPSVPPRNFEKPT